The sequence TAATGACCATCTGAGAGAGGTTATTCACTCCATAATGATTTCCTATCCCGTCGTTGGTCAAGCCGAAGGGAGCTACTCCGATACCAGCTATCAAAAATAGGAGATCTAATCTATCTAACTCATTGGCGAGCTTCTCCGTGACGGACACTACATCTTTGAGAGTACCCAGATCGACCTGGTGAAATGTGATCAACTGATTGGCATTGAATGTATGCTCTTTATAATGCTCGATCGCCTCTTCTGCGTGTTGCTTCGTCGACGATAGAAGGTGAACATGACACCCTTTCTGAATCAGGTCGCCGACTAATGCTTCGCCTATACCTCTCGATCCACCTGTTACGACTGCTACTTTTCCTGTGAGGTCGGGCATGTCTTTGACTTCGTATCGGTTTGAGAAGAGACCTGCTGGAGCGACCATTTTGAGGGATGTACTGGTAAATGTTCTGTGTGCGCTGGGTAGGGATAAGAGGGGTTTACGAGTTGGTGGTTTGTTAAATGCAATTAGGAGTGGTTTGGTTGATCGGAGGATGGTAGGGCGGAGGAGGGACATTGAATGGATTATGGGAAGGGattgggaaggggaagacTAGATAGTCCGTGTTATATACCTTTGAAGCTGGATGTGAGTAAAATGTGAAGGTGACGATTCATGACGATTTATGCGATTCACTCTGATGTATCGATGCATCACTCTTAATTGTGGATCTGGATCTATAAACTGAGGATCGATCTGAAGCAGGTaaaagggaagggatgaagtAAAACCAGTCGCATCTAGTTGTCTCATCGAGACTACCAGTCATAGTATCCATCATGACGACATTACAACAGGTAGAGATCGACAACAGAACAAAAGTGGACTACCTCCACTTGGCTGTCATGCCACTTTCAATTGTAATCCCGAAAACAGCTTGAGCCGGGTGATATCTCCGCCACGTGAAAATGGTCGTCAGCTTACCACACTAAATGTATCCGAGCGTGAAGTGAGTAGGATGGTTTTGTTAGCTTGGTATTGCTCGGCATATCCAGACGTTGAATAGTGGACATCTCAGCTTCAAACAACACCATATTCATAggtatcatcttcgtctccatctcatcgtatacACCAGAACAATCAATCACCTTCAGAGAAATCAGCTGGTTCTGGtagaaaagagaaaagaacaACAGCCACGAAACAGCTCGTCACGATATCATCAattccctccttctcacttCCTCGTCGAGATTACAGATATTCAGTTGATCAATATGGCTGCAGGCAGGAGTGTGGTGGGTATTGTCTCCTTCTCGTCGGAAATAGCAAAGGAAAAGATGCTGATGTGTTCGAATATCCCTCTTATTCACACTCACGTTATTCCAATATCAATCAAACGTTTACttacattcacattcacattcgCCCTCGtcatccttcccatcaacaacaaccacatCGCAGGCCCGAGTATACGCTAATGTTAATGATAAGTTGGGAAGATCATGGTGGGATTATGGTGAGTGCTTGTTTCGGACGATGAACTACTCTTCGTTGCTTGCGATGATGGTATATTGCATGCTAtcacctatcatccatcaagttataccattcttcatcttcccatcttactcttcaccttcccactCATTCCCCTTATTCACACCATCCAACCCCTCTCCTTTCCCCAGAACTGCCCACGCTAACACTCCCCACCTCACAGACAACCTAGTAGTCCAATGGGGAATTCAAGACAACTACGAAATAGTCCGTAAAGTCGGTCGAGGAAAGTATTCCGAAGTATTCGAATCGATCCATCTACCCTCAAATTCAAAATGTATAGTGAAAGTATTGAAAccagtcaagaagaagaagatcaagagggagATTAAGATTTTGCAGAACCTTGCTGGGGGACCTAATGTGGTGGGGTTGTTGGATGTCGTAAGGGATAATCAGAGTAAGACGCCGAGTATTGTGACGGAGTATGTTAATGTGGGTGATTTttttgctttgctttgatTTAGGTTGGATGGGTAGGGAGGGAGGACAGGGGGAAGGCAAGGGGATatgaaggaaaggaagatgggaCCGTGGAGATAAGGGCAAGTGTGatcagaggggaaggaaagtCAATTGtgaaaagggaaggggggTCTGAGTTGTCACGGGAAAAGAGGAGGCAAGAAGACAAGATAGAGCCTGGCGGGTGAtgttcatcattcattcctAGGATCGTCTTATATTACGAAATCTTTGGTGGATGAAACAAGCTGACTTGAGTCTTGACGTATGTGTTTACAGAACGTCGAGTTCAAAACCCTCTACCCCAAATTCACCGACTTCGACGTCCGGTTCTACATGTTCGAACTGCTCAAAGCGTTGGATTTCTGTCATTCAAAGGGTATAATGCATAGGGATGTTAAGCCTCATAATGTTATGATCGATCATGAGAAGAGGACTGTGAGTGGATTGTCTCATTTTAATTATTTGACCaaaaggatgaggaagaatgaagaggtggattcaGAGAAGTAATTTGGACGAGTCTCGTTGGTATGGGTACCAAGAGGATTCGTCGAGTTCTGCCTTCCGTAATGAGGTGAAGCTGATTTTTTGATTCATCTCGCAGCTCCGTTTGATCGATTGGGGATTGGCAGAATTCTATCACCCTGGAACAGAGTACAATGTCAGAGTGGCTTCTAGATATTTCAAGGGACCCGAGCTGTTGGTGGATTTCCAGGAGTACGATTATAGTTTGGATATGTGGAGTTTGGGATGTATGTTCGCTAGTATGGTGAGTGGGTTCACTTTTCTAGGGTTAGTCTGGAGAAAGGACTgtgagggatttgatagAGAGTTCCGACATCGTTAAtttggagagaaggggatgtgagAAATGTTATGGCATTACGCCACCGTTCTCAAACAGCAGTTGAGTGAACAAGGGCTGACTCAAGGGATACACTGTATAGATCTTCCGAAAAGAACCTTTCTTCCATGGACACGACAACGCAGATCAGTTAGTGAAGATTACGAAAGTGTTAGGTACCGATGAGCTGTTCATTTAGTGAGTATACCATCTCCCATGCCATTGACCGTAGTCCTCTTGGTATCGCCATTACTTGGTTTCTGACGACACGCGCTGATACCCTCACCCAGCCTCGAGAGATACGAGATCGACCTTGACTCGCAATTCGATGATATACTCGGTCGATATCCCCGTAAACCCTGGTCCCGATTCATAACGTCCGAGAATCAACGATACATCTCCAACGAGGCTGTTGATTTCCTGGATAAATTGTTGAGATACGATCATCAGGAGAGACTGACCGCTCAGGAGAGTCAAGAGCATCCTTATTTCGGTGGGTCCACTTGACTCGTACTACATCTCAAACGAtagttgatgttgaagaatCTGTACTGATGCTCATGATTGTTTGGTACGTACAGCTCCCGTTAGAG comes from Kwoniella bestiolae CBS 10118 chromosome 1, complete sequence and encodes:
- a CDS encoding casein kinase II subunit alpha, with the protein product MAAGRSVARVYANVNDKLGRSWWDYDNLVVQWGIQDNYEIVRKVGRGKYSEVFESIHLPSNSKCIVKVLKPVKKKKIKREIKILQNLAGGPNVVGLLDVVRDNQSKTPSIVTEYVNNVEFKTLYPKFTDFDVRFYMFELLKALDFCHSKGIMHRDVKPHNVMIDHEKRTLRLIDWGLAEFYHPGTEYNVRVASRYFKGPELLVDFQEYDYSLDMWSLGCMFASMIFRKEPFFHGHDNADQLVKITKVLGTDELFIYLERYEIDLDSQFDDILGRYPRKPWSRFITSENQRYISNEAVDFLDKLLRYDHQERLTAQESQEHPYFAPVREAAARQ